One genomic segment of Gemmatimonadota bacterium includes these proteins:
- the rplX gene encoding 50S ribosomal protein L24 translates to MHITKGDTIQVISGDDKGKRGTVLRVYPKTGRVTVDGVNLAKRHRRPTQTTEGGIFTFAAPLHHSKVMLIDPTTGAPTRIRRQKDADGTVERIAIKSGAAIPRTR, encoded by the coding sequence ATGCACATCACCAAGGGTGACACCATCCAGGTGATCTCGGGCGACGACAAGGGGAAGCGCGGCACCGTCCTTCGGGTCTACCCGAAGACCGGCCGCGTGACCGTGGACGGCGTGAACCTGGCGAAGCGGCACCGCCGCCCGACCCAGACGACGGAGGGGGGCATCTTCACGTTCGCCGCTCCGCTCCACCACTCGAAGGTGATGCTGATCGACCCGACGACGGGCGCACCGACCCGGATCCGGCGGCAGAAGGATGCTGACGGGACCGTGGAGCGGATCGCCATCAAGTCCGGGGCAGCAATTCCGAGGACCCGGTAA
- the rplC gene encoding 50S ribosomal protein L3: MAIIGRKLGMTRVFAADGTAVPVTVIEAGPCPVLQVNEAQAQLGYGRRKAQRTTGAALGHAKKAGFDYAPQVIRSFQVPGMELTAGSMVTVEIFADGDLVKVTGTTKGRGFQGVVHRHGFHGGPASHGNTRHRKPGSIGPGTDPSRVIKGKKMPGHHGAERHTEMGLTIVRVDAERNLLFVRGAVPGSKNGIVTVAKQGGKSRHD; the protein is encoded by the coding sequence ATGGCCATCATTGGACGCAAGCTCGGCATGACGCGTGTGTTTGCCGCGGACGGCACGGCAGTGCCGGTGACGGTGATCGAGGCTGGGCCCTGTCCGGTGCTCCAGGTCAACGAGGCGCAGGCGCAGCTCGGCTACGGCCGGCGCAAGGCGCAGCGCACGACCGGCGCCGCCCTCGGCCACGCCAAGAAGGCTGGGTTCGACTACGCCCCGCAGGTGATCCGCTCGTTCCAGGTTCCTGGGATGGAGCTGACCGCCGGCTCGATGGTGACGGTTGAGATCTTCGCCGACGGCGACCTGGTCAAGGTCACCGGGACGACGAAGGGTCGCGGTTTCCAGGGTGTCGTCCACCGGCACGGCTTCCACGGCGGCCCCGCCTCGCACGGCAACACCCGTCACCGGAAGCCCGGCTCGATCGGCCCCGGCACGGACCCGTCGCGCGTGATCAAGGGGAAGAAGATGCCCGGCCACCACGGTGCCGAGCGTCACACCGAAATGGGCCTGACGATTGTCCGGGTCGACGCGGAGCGGAACCTGCTGTTCGTGCGCGGGGCAGTCCCCGGCTCGAAGAACGGCATCGTGACGGTCGCGAAGCAGGGAGGAAAGAGCCGCCATGATTAA
- the rplW gene encoding 50S ribosomal protein L23 produces MADLHGILVRPMITEKSSAAWQDRGEYVFEVHPEATKDQIKAALKQFFGVNATKVRTMQMRRNAIARGKTRGVTPRWKKAIVTLKDGESLAVFEG; encoded by the coding sequence ATGGCGGACCTGCACGGCATCCTGGTGCGTCCGATGATCACCGAGAAGAGCTCGGCCGCGTGGCAGGATCGCGGCGAGTACGTCTTCGAGGTGCATCCGGAGGCGACCAAGGACCAGATCAAGGCGGCGCTGAAGCAGTTCTTCGGCGTCAATGCCACGAAAGTTCGCACCATGCAGATGCGCCGCAACGCGATCGCCCGGGGCAAGACCCGTGGCGTGACGCCGCGTTGGAAGAAGGCCATCGTGACCCTGAAGGACGGCGAATCTTTGGCCGTGTTCGAGGGCTAA
- the rplN gene encoding 50S ribosomal protein L14 — protein MVQQESILKIADNSGARKALVIRVLGGSRRRYASLGDRVVVAIKDAIPTGQVKKGDVAKAVIVRTAKEVRRKDGSYIRFDENAAVIINDQGEPKATRIFGPVARELREKRYMKIVSLAPEVL, from the coding sequence ATGGTACAGCAGGAGAGCATCCTGAAGATCGCGGACAACTCGGGGGCCCGTAAGGCGCTCGTGATCCGGGTCCTCGGCGGGTCGCGGCGGCGCTACGCCTCCCTGGGCGACCGGGTGGTGGTGGCGATCAAGGACGCCATTCCGACCGGCCAGGTGAAGAAGGGCGACGTGGCGAAGGCCGTGATCGTGCGGACCGCGAAGGAAGTGCGCCGGAAGGACGGGTCGTACATCCGCTTCGACGAGAACGCAGCGGTCATCATCAATGACCAGGGCGAGCCGAAGGCGACCCGCATCTTCGGGCCGGTGGCCCGCGAGCTGCGCGAGAAGCGCTACATGAAGATCGTCTCGCTGGCGCCGGAGGTGCTCTGA
- the rpsQ gene encoding 30S ribosomal protein S17 — MTEKTTAAERLARKIRTGVVTSDKMQKTVTVVLERRLAHPKYGKQVTRSKKVKVRNDHDAKAGDTVKIMETRKLAKTVHWRTVELVLRAR; from the coding sequence ATGACTGAGAAGACGACTGCCGCCGAACGCCTCGCCCGGAAGATCCGTACGGGCGTCGTGACGAGCGACAAGATGCAGAAGACGGTGACCGTCGTGCTGGAGCGCCGCCTGGCGCATCCGAAGTACGGGAAGCAGGTCACCCGCAGCAAGAAGGTGAAGGTTCGCAACGACCATGACGCCAAGGCGGGCGACACGGTGAAGATCATGGAGACGCGCAAGCTGGCGAAGACGGTCCATTGGCGGACTGTTGAGCTGGTTCTGCGGGCTCGCTAG
- the rpsS gene encoding 30S ribosomal protein S19 — translation MARSIRKGPFVQQALADKVVALNSKNEKKVVKTWSRASTILPEFVGHTFAVHNGNKFVPVYVSENMVGHKLGEFAPTRLFRGHSGKLVADKKAKA, via the coding sequence ATGGCACGCAGCATCCGGAAGGGCCCCTTCGTTCAGCAGGCGCTGGCCGACAAGGTCGTCGCCCTGAACAGCAAGAACGAGAAGAAGGTCGTCAAGACCTGGAGCCGGGCGAGCACCATTCTCCCCGAGTTCGTCGGTCACACCTTCGCCGTGCACAACGGGAACAAGTTCGTCCCGGTGTACGTCTCCGAGAACATGGTCGGCCACAAGCTGGGCGAGTTCGCGCCGACCCGACTGTTCCGCGGTCACAGCGGCAAGCTGGTCGCGGACAAGAAGGCGAAGGCCTGA
- the rplP gene encoding 50S ribosomal protein L16 — MLAPKRIKFRKTFKGRTKGVATRGNSVAFGEWAITSLEPGWITNRQIEAARVAMTREMKRGGKVWIRIFPDKPITKKPAETRMGKGKGNPEGWVAVIKPGRVLFEVDGVTEELARAALALAQAKLPVRTRVLKREEI, encoded by the coding sequence ATGTTGGCACCGAAGCGGATCAAGTTCCGCAAGACGTTCAAGGGGCGCACGAAGGGCGTGGCCACCCGCGGGAATTCCGTGGCGTTCGGCGAGTGGGCGATCACCTCGCTCGAGCCGGGGTGGATCACCAACCGCCAGATCGAGGCGGCCCGCGTGGCGATGACCCGTGAGATGAAGCGTGGCGGCAAGGTGTGGATCCGGATCTTCCCGGACAAGCCGATCACGAAGAAGCCGGCCGAAACCCGCATGGGCAAGGGCAAGGGCAATCCGGAAGGGTGGGTGGCCGTGATCAAGCCGGGCCGCGTGCTCTTCGAAGTGGATGGCGTGACGGAAGAGTTGGCTCGTGCCGCGTTGGCGCTGGCCCAGGCGAAGCTGCCGGTCCGGACCCGCGTCCTCAAGCGCGAGGAGATCTGA
- the rpsC gene encoding 30S ribosomal protein S3, with amino-acid sequence MGQKTHPVGFRLGITKQPLSRWYAAAKDMPALLAEDRLIRDYIQRRLGHAAIAEVHIERKPGKVTVTIHTGRPGVVIGKRGAEVDKLREELAMVLERQLKVTKDVAVNVEEIKRPELSAKLVADNIAAQLEQRISFRRALKRAVQSAMRMGAQGIRVRAAGRLGGAEIARTEGYREGRVPLHTLRADIDYATGTAKTTYGAIGIKVWIFKGEVVDDMSGRTYSTGA; translated from the coding sequence ATGGGTCAGAAGACGCATCCAGTCGGATTCCGGCTCGGGATCACCAAGCAGCCGCTGTCGCGGTGGTATGCGGCGGCGAAGGACATGCCGGCGCTGCTGGCCGAGGACCGCCTGATCCGTGACTACATCCAGCGCCGTCTCGGGCACGCGGCGATCGCCGAAGTGCACATCGAGCGGAAGCCGGGCAAGGTGACGGTCACGATTCACACCGGGCGACCGGGCGTGGTGATCGGCAAGCGCGGCGCCGAAGTGGACAAGCTCCGCGAGGAGCTGGCCATGGTGCTCGAGCGCCAGTTGAAGGTCACCAAGGATGTCGCGGTGAACGTCGAGGAGATCAAGCGGCCGGAGCTCTCGGCCAAGCTGGTCGCCGACAACATCGCCGCGCAGCTGGAGCAGCGCATCTCGTTCCGCCGGGCGCTCAAGCGCGCGGTGCAGAGCGCGATGCGGATGGGTGCCCAGGGCATCCGCGTGCGGGCGGCGGGTCGCCTCGGCGGCGCCGAAATCGCGCGGACGGAAGGCTACCGCGAGGGGCGGGTGCCACTCCACACGCTGCGCGCCGACATCGACTACGCCACGGGCACGGCGAAGACGACCTACGGCGCGATCGGCATCAAGGTCTGGATCTTCAAGGGCGAGGTCGTGGACGACATGAGCGGCCGCACCTACAGCACGGGGGCCTGA
- the tuf gene encoding elongation factor Tu produces the protein MAKAKFDRSKPHVNVGTIGHVDHGKTTTTAALTKVSADKGFGTKYVAYDEVAKASESQGRRDSTKILTIATSHVEYETANRHYAHVDCPGHADYVKNMITGAAQMDGAILVVSAVDGPMPQTREHILLARQVNVPKVVVFLNKCDLVDDAELLDLVELEVRELLTQYQFDGDNAPVIRGSAIKAIEGDPVWVEKIQELYDALDTYIPEPIRETDKPFLMPVEDVFSITGRGTVATGRIERGQVKVQEEVQLVGFGAEKKAIVTGVEMFRKLLDSGMAGDNVGLLLRGVDKNEIERGMVLAKPGSVKPHTEFEAEVYVLGKDEGGRHTPFFKGYRPQFYFRTTDVTGSCELPAGVEMVMPGDNIQMTITLITPVAMDEGLRFAIREGGRTVGAGVVTKILK, from the coding sequence ATGGCCAAGGCAAAGTTTGACCGCAGCAAGCCGCACGTGAACGTCGGGACGATCGGTCACGTCGACCACGGCAAGACGACGACGACGGCGGCGCTGACGAAGGTCTCGGCCGACAAGGGCTTCGGGACGAAGTACGTGGCGTACGACGAAGTGGCGAAGGCGTCGGAATCGCAGGGGCGTCGTGACTCGACGAAGATCCTGACGATCGCGACCTCGCACGTCGAGTACGAGACGGCGAACCGCCACTACGCGCACGTCGACTGCCCGGGGCACGCCGACTATGTGAAGAACATGATCACGGGCGCCGCGCAGATGGACGGCGCGATCCTCGTGGTGTCGGCCGTGGACGGCCCGATGCCGCAGACCCGCGAGCACATCCTCCTGGCGCGCCAGGTGAACGTGCCGAAGGTCGTGGTGTTCCTGAACAAGTGCGACCTGGTCGACGACGCGGAGCTGCTCGACCTGGTCGAGCTCGAGGTCCGTGAGCTGTTGACGCAGTACCAGTTCGACGGCGACAACGCGCCGGTGATCCGGGGCTCGGCGATCAAGGCGATCGAGGGCGATCCGGTGTGGGTCGAGAAGATCCAGGAGCTGTACGACGCGCTGGACACGTACATCCCGGAGCCGATCCGCGAGACCGACAAGCCGTTCCTGATGCCGGTCGAGGACGTGTTCTCGATCACCGGCCGCGGCACGGTGGCGACGGGCCGGATCGAGCGCGGCCAGGTCAAGGTGCAGGAAGAGGTCCAGCTGGTGGGCTTCGGGGCGGAGAAGAAGGCGATCGTGACGGGCGTCGAGATGTTCCGGAAGCTGCTGGACTCCGGGATGGCGGGCGACAACGTCGGGTTGCTGCTCCGGGGCGTGGACAAGAACGAAATCGAGCGCGGGATGGTGCTGGCGAAGCCGGGATCGGTGAAGCCGCACACGGAGTTCGAGGCCGAGGTCTACGTGCTGGGCAAGGATGAAGGGGGCCGTCACACGCCGTTCTTCAAGGGCTACCGGCCGCAGTTCTACTTCCGCACGACGGACGTGACGGGGAGCTGCGAGTTGCCGGCGGGCGTGGAGATGGTGATGCCGGGCGACAACATCCAGATGACGATCACGTTGATCACGCCCGTGGCGATGGACGAGGGGCTGCGCTTCGCGATCCGCGAGGGTGGCCGCACGGTCGGCGCCGGGGTCGTGACGAAGATCTTGAAGTAG
- the rpmC gene encoding 50S ribosomal protein L29 has product MTNSVDLRALSVEELEAKLAELREERFRLRFRAATETIENPMRFRTIRRDVARVLTILGEKRREA; this is encoded by the coding sequence ATGACGAATAGCGTGGACCTGCGGGCGCTCTCGGTCGAGGAGCTCGAGGCAAAATTGGCCGAGCTGCGGGAGGAGCGCTTCCGCCTGCGCTTCCGCGCCGCGACGGAGACGATTGAAAATCCGATGCGGTTCCGGACCATCCGACGCGATGTGGCGCGGGTGTTGACGATCCTGGGCGAGAAGCGCCGCGAGGCGTGA
- the rplD gene encoding 50S ribosomal protein L4, whose protein sequence is MINAPHYSAKGVKRAEAYALPAELFDGTVNEDVLHQAVKSFLGNQRQGTHKVKTRAEVSGGGRKPYKQKGTGRARQGSNRAPHWRGGGVAFGPSPRSYRTELPKKVRQLARRSALNARAREGMLHVIETVAFQAPKTQELLGLLAKLSLEGVKTLILTDGSKPAVYLSARNVPHLTVLPFADASAYDILRADALVIEGTAFGGEAEVEETEAAPKAKKSAAKKKAAPTTESE, encoded by the coding sequence ATGATTAACGCGCCGCACTATTCCGCCAAGGGCGTGAAGCGCGCCGAGGCGTATGCGCTCCCGGCCGAGCTGTTCGACGGCACGGTGAACGAGGACGTACTCCACCAGGCGGTGAAGTCGTTCCTCGGCAACCAGCGCCAGGGCACGCACAAGGTGAAGACCCGCGCCGAAGTGTCCGGCGGTGGTCGCAAGCCGTACAAGCAGAAGGGGACCGGCCGGGCCCGTCAGGGTTCGAACCGCGCGCCGCATTGGCGTGGCGGCGGTGTCGCCTTCGGTCCGAGCCCGCGCTCGTACCGGACCGAGTTGCCGAAGAAGGTCCGCCAGCTCGCCCGCCGCTCGGCGCTCAACGCCCGGGCCCGCGAGGGGATGCTGCACGTGATCGAGACGGTGGCCTTCCAGGCGCCGAAGACCCAGGAGCTGCTCGGCTTGCTGGCCAAGCTGTCGCTCGAGGGCGTGAAGACGCTGATCCTGACCGACGGCAGCAAGCCGGCGGTGTACCTGAGCGCCCGCAACGTGCCGCACCTCACGGTGTTGCCGTTTGCCGACGCCTCGGCGTACGACATCCTGCGCGCGGATGCGCTGGTGATCGAGGGGACGGCGTTCGGCGGCGAGGCCGAGGTCGAGGAGACCGAGGCGGCCCCGAAGGCGAAGAAGTCGGCTGCCAAGAAGAAGGCCGCCCCCACGACGGAGAGTGAGTGA
- the rplV gene encoding 50S ribosomal protein L22: MHGYAIQRSVRQSPRKMRLVMDLIRGKNVNEAYALLMFNKKLAAKQIAKTLKSAVANAEQKALLANEAFDVDLLVVSDAQVDMGSPLKRFAAAAQGRATPIRKPTSHVKIAVTTKGAK; encoded by the coding sequence ATGCATGGCTATGCGATTCAGCGCTCGGTTCGGCAGTCCCCGCGCAAGATGCGCCTGGTGATGGACCTGATCCGTGGCAAGAATGTCAATGAGGCCTACGCGCTCCTCATGTTCAACAAGAAGCTGGCGGCGAAGCAGATCGCGAAGACGCTGAAGTCGGCGGTCGCGAATGCGGAGCAGAAGGCCCTCCTGGCCAACGAGGCGTTCGACGTCGACCTGCTGGTCGTGTCGGATGCGCAGGTGGACATGGGCTCGCCGCTCAAGCGGTTCGCCGCCGCGGCACAGGGCCGGGCGACGCCGATCCGGAAGCCGACCAGTCACGTCAAGATTGCCGTGACGACGAAGGGGGCGAAGTAA
- the fusA gene encoding elongation factor G, whose product MARHTPIQFYRNIGIMAHIDAGKTTTTERILYYTGKSHKIGEVHDGAATMDWMEQEQERGITITSAATTCFWTRHGESDSTGTGEEHRINIIDTPGHVDFTVEVERSLRVLDGCVALLDSVAGVEPQTETVWKQADRYRVPRMIFANKMDRVGANFDRCLAMIKDRLSRRAFALQIPVGSGETFTGHIDVITRRQYIFDDSTMGKKFQVVDCPAEYLEVVNAARHAAIEAAVEYDDAVMEKYLGGEELTVDEIHSAIRKATIAMEFVPVLCGASFKNKGVQALLDCVIDYLPSPVDVPPIEGHAPGDEEKKLARPATDDAPFAALAFKIATDPFVGRLTFFRVYSGKLEAGSYVYNATKDKRERTSRLLQMHANKREEISEVLAGDIGAAIGLKDTRTGDTLCDADNPVILESMKFPEPVIDVAIEPKSKADQDKLAIAMQKLAEEDPTFRVRTDPETSQTIIAGMGELHLEILVDRMRREFKVEANVGRPQVAFRETITKAVQNVEGKFVRQSGGKGQFGHVVINCEPGEQGTGFTFVDKIVGGVVPREFIKPAEAGMREALENGVLAGYPMVDVKATLVFGSYHDVDSSEMAFKIAGSMAIKEAVRMAGPIILEPIMEVEVVCPEDFLGAVIGDLSSRRGKIGGMTQRGESQVVAGHVPLAEMFGYSTTLRSATQGRAVYTMQFAHYEEVPKAVAEQIIAKNAGRDVVRS is encoded by the coding sequence ATGGCGCGACATACACCGATCCAGTTCTATCGCAACATCGGCATCATGGCCCATATCGACGCCGGGAAGACGACGACGACTGAGCGCATCCTCTATTACACGGGGAAGAGCCACAAGATCGGCGAAGTCCACGATGGCGCCGCGACGATGGACTGGATGGAGCAGGAGCAGGAGCGCGGGATCACGATCACGTCGGCCGCGACCACGTGTTTCTGGACGCGCCACGGCGAGAGCGACTCGACCGGGACGGGCGAGGAGCACCGCATCAACATCATCGACACGCCGGGCCACGTCGACTTCACCGTCGAAGTGGAGCGCTCGCTGCGCGTCCTCGATGGGTGCGTCGCGCTGCTCGACTCGGTCGCCGGTGTCGAGCCGCAGACCGAGACGGTGTGGAAGCAGGCTGACCGCTATCGCGTGCCGCGGATGATCTTCGCGAACAAGATGGACCGCGTCGGCGCGAACTTCGACCGCTGCCTGGCGATGATCAAGGATCGCCTGAGCCGCCGTGCGTTCGCCCTGCAGATCCCGGTCGGGTCGGGTGAGACGTTCACCGGCCACATCGACGTGATCACGCGGCGCCAGTACATCTTCGACGACTCGACGATGGGCAAGAAGTTCCAGGTCGTCGACTGTCCGGCCGAGTACCTCGAGGTCGTCAACGCGGCGCGGCATGCCGCGATCGAGGCGGCCGTCGAGTACGATGACGCGGTGATGGAGAAGTACCTCGGTGGCGAGGAGCTGACGGTCGACGAGATCCACAGCGCGATCCGCAAGGCGACGATCGCGATGGAATTCGTGCCGGTGCTCTGCGGCGCCTCGTTCAAGAACAAGGGCGTCCAGGCGCTGCTCGACTGTGTCATCGACTACCTGCCGAGCCCGGTGGACGTGCCGCCGATCGAAGGCCACGCCCCCGGCGACGAAGAGAAGAAGCTCGCCCGCCCGGCGACCGACGACGCGCCGTTCGCGGCGCTGGCGTTCAAGATCGCGACCGACCCGTTCGTCGGCCGCTTGACGTTCTTCCGCGTCTACTCGGGCAAGCTCGAGGCCGGCAGCTACGTCTACAACGCCACCAAGGACAAGCGGGAGCGGACGTCGCGCCTGCTGCAGATGCACGCCAACAAGCGGGAAGAAATTTCCGAAGTGCTGGCCGGCGACATCGGCGCGGCGATCGGCCTCAAGGACACCCGGACCGGCGACACGCTGTGCGACGCCGACAACCCGGTCATCCTCGAGTCGATGAAGTTCCCGGAGCCGGTCATCGACGTGGCCATCGAGCCGAAGTCGAAGGCCGACCAGGACAAGCTCGCGATCGCGATGCAGAAGCTGGCCGAGGAAGATCCGACGTTCCGCGTGCGGACCGACCCGGAGACCTCGCAGACGATCATCGCCGGCATGGGCGAGCTCCACCTGGAAATCCTGGTGGACCGCATGCGCCGCGAGTTCAAGGTCGAGGCCAACGTCGGCCGTCCGCAGGTGGCCTTCCGCGAGACGATCACCAAGGCCGTGCAGAACGTCGAAGGGAAGTTCGTCCGGCAGTCGGGCGGCAAGGGCCAGTTCGGCCACGTCGTCATCAACTGCGAGCCGGGCGAGCAGGGCACCGGCTTCACCTTCGTCGACAAGATCGTCGGCGGCGTCGTGCCGCGCGAGTTCATCAAGCCGGCCGAAGCGGGGATGCGCGAGGCGCTCGAGAACGGCGTGCTCGCCGGCTACCCGATGGTCGACGTGAAGGCGACGCTGGTCTTCGGTTCGTACCACGACGTCGACTCGAGCGAAATGGCGTTCAAGATCGCCGGCTCGATGGCGATCAAGGAAGCGGTCCGCATGGCCGGCCCGATCATCCTCGAGCCGATCATGGAAGTCGAAGTGGTCTGCCCCGAGGACTTCCTCGGCGCGGTCATTGGCGACCTGTCGTCGCGGCGCGGCAAGATTGGCGGCATGACGCAGCGCGGCGAATCGCAGGTGGTCGCCGGCCACGTCCCGCTCGCCGAGATGTTCGGCTACTCGACCACGTTGCGCAGCGCGACGCAGGGCCGGGCGGTCTACACGATGCAGTTCGCGCACTACGAGGAAGTCCCCAAGGCGGTGGCCGAGCAGATCATCGCGAAGAACGCCGGTCGGGACGTGGTGCGGTCGTAG
- the rplE gene encoding 50S ribosomal protein L5, translating into MAKTPTKGGKDGAKAPVKGGGGAKGGGAASGKKASSGGAKGAVSTLPVDAAPKARVGKPRMQLHYEEVVRARLVKQFGLTNPNAVPRLTKIVLNVGLGEGAKTPRLVDVAVEELAMVTGQKAVVTKAKKAIANFGLRAGMPVGCAVTLRGARMYEFLDRFITLSVPRMRDFRGLPTKSFDGRGNYTFGIKEQMVFPEIDYDKVENVHGMDITLVTTAGRDDLAMALLREFGWPFRGETPTSLRVA; encoded by the coding sequence ATGGCGAAGACTCCGACGAAGGGCGGCAAGGACGGCGCGAAGGCGCCGGTCAAGGGTGGCGGCGGCGCGAAGGGTGGCGGCGCGGCGAGCGGCAAGAAGGCGAGTTCGGGCGGCGCCAAGGGCGCAGTCTCGACCCTGCCGGTCGACGCCGCCCCCAAGGCGCGCGTGGGCAAGCCCCGCATGCAGCTCCACTACGAAGAGGTCGTCCGCGCGCGGCTGGTGAAGCAGTTCGGCCTCACCAACCCGAACGCCGTGCCGCGGCTCACGAAGATCGTGCTCAACGTCGGCCTGGGTGAGGGCGCCAAGACGCCGCGCCTGGTCGACGTCGCGGTCGAGGAGCTGGCGATGGTCACCGGGCAGAAGGCCGTGGTGACCAAGGCGAAGAAGGCGATCGCGAATTTCGGCCTCCGGGCCGGGATGCCGGTCGGCTGCGCGGTGACCCTGCGCGGCGCCCGGATGTACGAATTCCTCGACCGCTTCATCACGCTCTCGGTGCCGCGCATGCGCGACTTCCGCGGGCTGCCGACGAAGAGCTTCGACGGTCGCGGCAACTACACCTTCGGGATCAAGGAACAGATGGTCTTCCCGGAGATCGACTACGACAAGGTCGAGAATGTCCACGGGATGGACATCACGCTGGTGACCACGGCGGGTCGCGATGATCTCGCGATGGCGCTGCTGCGCGAGTTTGGCTGGCCCTTCCGCGGGGAGACGCCGACGTCTCTCCGAGTGGCCTGA
- the rpsH gene encoding 30S ribosomal protein S8 — protein MSMTDPVADMLTRIRNACSAGHKRVDMPASKLKSELARLLRDNHYIADFKVLEDGPAGTLRLYLKYHNEMPVIRELQRVSSPGLRRYVKCRDLPRVKNGLGIAIVSTPKGLMTDRDARTANLGGELLAVVW, from the coding sequence ATGAGCATGACAGATCCAGTCGCGGACATGCTGACTCGCATCCGCAACGCCTGCTCGGCGGGGCACAAGCGCGTGGACATGCCCGCGTCGAAGCTCAAGAGCGAGCTCGCGCGCCTGTTGCGCGACAATCACTACATCGCGGACTTCAAGGTGCTGGAGGACGGCCCCGCGGGGACGCTCCGCCTGTACCTGAAGTACCACAACGAAATGCCGGTGATTCGCGAGCTGCAGCGCGTCTCCTCGCCGGGGCTGCGTCGGTACGTCAAGTGCCGCGACCTCCCGCGCGTGAAGAACGGGCTCGGCATCGCGATCGTCTCGACCCCGAAGGGGCTGATGACGGACCGCGACGCGCGCACAGCCAACCTGGGCGGCGAACTTCTCGCCGTCGTCTGGTAG
- the rpsJ gene encoding 30S ribosomal protein S10 codes for MAGKIRIRLKAFDHVVLDQAAADIVRTAEKTGAQVSGPIPLPVKTERWTVLRSPHVDKKSREQFELRTHKRLLDIHDSRPQTMDALTKLDLPAGVDVEIKVE; via the coding sequence ATGGCTGGAAAGATCCGGATCCGCCTCAAGGCGTTCGACCACGTGGTGCTGGACCAGGCCGCGGCGGATATCGTACGCACTGCGGAAAAGACCGGTGCGCAAGTGTCGGGACCGATTCCCCTGCCGGTGAAGACCGAGCGGTGGACGGTGCTGCGCTCGCCGCACGTCGACAAGAAGAGCCGTGAACAGTTCGAGCTGCGGACGCACAAGCGCCTGCTCGACATCCACGACTCCAGGCCCCAGACGATGGACGCGCTGACGAAGCTGGATCTTCCGGCCGGCGTGGACGTCGAGATCAAGGTCGAGTAG
- the rplB gene encoding 50S ribosomal protein L2: protein MSIRQFRPITAGTRFRSVSGFDEITRGTPEKSLLEPLTSSGGRNNQGHVTSRHRGGGHKQMYRRVDFKRDKFGIPARVAEIEYDPNRTARIALLFYADGEKRYILHPAGLKQGDMVMSGPGSDIRVGNAVPLAEVPLGTMVHNIELKIGKGGQMARSAGQGAQVLAREGEYVTLRMKSSEMRLVHGRCLATIGEVGNSEHELLSVGKAGKSRWQGKRPHVRGVAMNPVDHPLGGGEGKTSGGRPPVSPWGKPEGTKTRKRKKASNRLIVRGRKRGKATK, encoded by the coding sequence ATGAGTATTCGTCAGTTCCGCCCGATCACTGCGGGCACGCGCTTCCGTTCGGTCTCGGGTTTCGACGAGATCACCCGGGGCACCCCTGAGAAGTCGTTGCTCGAGCCCCTGACGTCGTCGGGCGGCCGCAACAACCAGGGCCATGTCACCTCGCGGCATCGCGGCGGTGGCCACAAGCAGATGTACCGTCGCGTCGACTTCAAGCGCGACAAGTTCGGGATCCCGGCGCGCGTGGCCGAGATCGAGTACGATCCGAACCGCACGGCGCGGATTGCGCTGCTCTTCTACGCCGACGGCGAGAAGCGCTACATCCTGCATCCAGCCGGCCTGAAGCAGGGCGACATGGTGATGAGCGGCCCGGGGAGCGACATCCGCGTGGGCAACGCGGTGCCGCTGGCCGAGGTGCCGCTGGGTACCATGGTGCACAACATCGAGTTGAAGATCGGCAAGGGCGGCCAGATGGCGCGCTCGGCCGGTCAGGGCGCCCAGGTGCTGGCCCGCGAGGGCGAGTACGTGACGCTGCGGATGAAGTCGTCGGAAATGCGGCTGGTGCATGGCCGCTGCCTGGCGACGATTGGCGAGGTCGGCAACTCGGAACACGAGCTGCTCTCGGTCGGCAAGGCCGGCAAGAGCCGGTGGCAGGGCAAGCGGCCGCATGTGCGCGGCGTTGCCATGAACCCGGTGGACCACCCGCTCGGCGGCGGCGAAGGCAAGACCTCGGGCGGACGTCCGCCGGTCTCGCCTTGGGGCAAGCCTGAGGGGACGAAGACGCGGAAGCGGAAGAAGGCATCGAACCGACTCATCGTGCGCGGGCGCAAGCGCGGGAAGGCGACCAAGTAA